A single Dermacentor albipictus isolate Rhodes 1998 colony chromosome 3, USDA_Dalb.pri_finalv2, whole genome shotgun sequence DNA region contains:
- the EMC10 gene encoding ER membrane protein complex subunit 10: MPKFLVAATIFAAVVECALANDIDDKLITLAVSQSFDSGSDITYVTRAILSVPLARPSESTLHQVPLSASDAAKLRNLAEENGLYRVRVAKEQSDPAFLVSTFVKACSLYESELKDHFMVTLDRSGALLGVSDFVGQQCTGMHVPDHKLVNFNTTLSVSIVNIAPGPDTQTYIRRLEQEKAERARGENADNRSFFAKYWMYIMPLLIFLLISGASNPEGQGGGSSGR; encoded by the exons ATGCCCAAATTTCTAGTAGCGGCCACAATATTTGCCGCTGTCGTTGAATGTGCTCTCGCG AATGATATTGACGACAAGCTGATCACTCTTGCAGTGTCTCAGTCTTTTGACTCCG GTTCGGACATCACCTACGTTACCAGAGCCATCCTATCTGTTCCCCTGGCCCGACCATCGGAAAGCACTCTTCACCAAGTGCCACTTTCGGCGTCTGACGCTGCCAAGCTAAGG AACCTCGCAGAGGAGAACGGCCTGTACAGGGTGCGAGTGGCCAAAGAACAAAGCGACCCTGCTTTCCTTGTGTCGACTTTTGTAAAAGCC TGCTCCCTCTATGAGTCCGAGCTGAAGGATCACTTCATGGTGACACTGGACCGTTCTGGTGCCCTTCTCGGGGTATCGGACTTTGTTGGCCAGCAGTGCACAGGCATGCATGTTCCAGACCACAAGCTTGTGAACTTCAACACCACTCTCTCTGTATCAATAGTCAACATTGCTCCTGG GCCCGACACACAAACTTATATTCGACGCCTGGAGCAGGAAAAGGCAGAAAGGGCACGTGGAGAAAACGCTGACAACCGTTCCTTTTTTGCCAAATAT TGGATGTACATCATGCCACTTCTCATCTTCCTGCTCATCTCGGGTGCTTCTAATCCAGAAGGACAGGGAGGTGGCAGTTCTGGTCGTTGA